In one Candidatus Leptovillus gracilis genomic region, the following are encoded:
- a CDS encoding phage holin family protein — protein sequence MRLLIRWIIVAFSLWVAVQLVPGLEKDGNLGTWFMVAAIFGLVNAVIRPFVLLLSCPLVVLTLGLFVLIVNWAMLSLTIWLSSSLGLGFTSDGFWATFFGAIIISIVSGLLSIFLKDSNEKG from the coding sequence ATGCGTTTATTAATCCGTTGGATAATCGTTGCGTTTTCATTATGGGTGGCCGTTCAGTTGGTTCCTGGGTTGGAGAAGGACGGCAACCTGGGGACGTGGTTCATGGTAGCGGCTATATTTGGGTTGGTGAATGCGGTGATACGGCCGTTTGTCCTCCTCTTAAGCTGCCCGTTGGTCGTACTCACATTGGGACTGTTTGTGTTAATTGTCAACTGGGCCATGTTGTCGCTTACTATCTGGCTCTCATCATCGCTTGGCCTCGGCTTCACCTCCGATGGCTTCTGGGCCACTTTCTTCGGCGCGATCATCATCAGCATTGTCAGCGGCCTCCTCAGCATCTTCCTCAAAGACAGCAACGAAAAGGGGTAA